The Solanum lycopersicum chromosome 6, SLM_r2.1 genome has a window encoding:
- the LOC138349374 gene encoding uncharacterized protein, whose product MSNINPCCFQRMNTWRTKGLRTGAAAARGNQNPPQAPAEGVAMLVNPARLTDAEAQAMNAQVNRQNVQRENPPVRSMANRLRDFTRMNPPMFTGTKTSEDPQEFIDEVHKILVVMGPLTFYQLKDVAQTWCKMWQDGRVLGGVPVTWELFKTTFLERFFPREMMEAKVEEFINLKQGSMTVREYSLKFVKLSRYANSLVSNSRDEMSRFLTGIAEDLEEECRAAMLHENMNLSRLMVHVQQVEESRKRIHTRVGNKPRQAEENFSRKRSTEIRDKPRFKKGLSHQGESSSSKGRHDRNSESRVKRNNEVDTPQKRPPCRNCGKLHGGECMMGTNACYSCGKSGHMVKDCPIERSQEQGKERV is encoded by the exons atgtctaacatcaatccttgttgttttcagagaatgaacacttggagaactaagggtctgaggacgggagcagcagcagctaggggtaatcaaaatccaccccaggctccagctgaaggagtggccaTGCTAGTTAACCCAGCTAGATTGACTGATGCGGAG GCTCAGGCTATGAATGCCCAAGTCAACCGACAGAATGTTCAGAGGGAGAACCCACCGGTTCGCAGCATGGCTAACAGACTGCGagatttcacgaggatgaatcctcctatgttCACTGGGACTAAGACTTCAGAGGATCCTCAGGAGTTTATAGACGAGGTGCATAAGATCCTGGTGGTCATGGGGCCACTAACATTTTACCAACTGAAGGATGTTGCACaaacttggtgcaagatgtggcaagaTGGCCGTGTTCTAGGTGGAGTGCCAGTCACATGGGAGCTGTTCAAGACAACATTTCTGGAAAGATTCTTCCCCAGAGAGATGAtggaggccaaggttgaggaattcatcaaccttaaacaagGATCTATGACGGTCAGAGAGTATTCACTGAAGTTTGTGAAACTATCAAGGTATGCCAATTCTCTTGTGTCTAACAGCAGAGACGAGATGAGTAGATTCTTGACAGGAATTGCTGAGGATCTCGAAGAGGAGTGTAGGGCAGCTATGCTGCATGAAAACATGAACCTTTCCAGACTAATGGTCCATGTCCAGCAAGTGGAGGAAAGCAGAAAGAGGATACACACTAGGGTAGGGAACAAGCCAAGGCAAGCTGaggagaatttttcaaggaagagaAGTACTGAAATCAGGGATAAGCCCAGGTTTAAGAAAGGACTCTCCCACCAAGGTGAGTCAAGTTCATCTAAGGGTCGCCATGATAGGAATTCTGAGTCcagagttaagagaaacaatgaagtagatacacctcaAAAAAGACCACCTTGTAGAAACTGTGGCAAATTAcatggaggagagtgtatgaTGGGCACTAATGCTTGTTACAGTTGTGGCAAATCAGGTCACATGGTGAAGGATTGTCCGATTGagagaagtcaagaacaagggaaggagagagtttag